CGATCTTCTCGAAGACGGGGAGGTTTTCGGGATCGTGGACCACGCTCACGAGGTTCGGGACGTCGTGTTCCTGTGCGAGCAACATGACCATGATATTGGTCGCATCGATGTCCGTCGTGGAGATGACGGCATCTGCACGATCGATTTCCGCCTCAACGAGCGTATCGTGGTTTGTCGCGTCGTCGTGCAGGACGAGACAATCGTACTCCGCCGAAGCGACGTTCGCTCGTTCTTCATCTTGCTCGATGACGACGACGTCGTTCCCATCATTCACTGCACGCTCGATCAGGTTCGAACCAATGTTGCCTGCGCCAACGATAATCAAATACATCTATTTTCCCTCCGTTCGATCTTTTGAGAAGATGACGGAATGCCGGCTTTCGGTTATCAACCGGTGCGAGGAGATCTCGGAGAGTAATTGCTGTAACTTCGTCTTCGGTCGCGACGAGAAGCCGATTGCTGACACGTCGAGATTCGCGACGTGGGGATCGGGGAGTTGCTCTGGTGCTGGTGCCCCATCTGTGCTCATACCGAAGATCCAGTTCTGGATAGGCAAAATACCTTGCGAATATTCACTGATTCGTTTGAATTCGGGCCGATATATTTTGTAATCGTTTGTGACATCGAGACGCCGTAAATCGTATGAAATCGCTGGTTTCCCATCAGACAGACTAGGGGAGTCGGGTGAAATAGAGACGCTTTTCAATCGTAAAACAAAGGCAACTTAAAAGTCGATAGGGGGACTAATTGCTGGGTATAAATATGAGCCAGCGTATCGATGAGATTGATGAACAAATATTGTATTATCTCACGCAAGAGGCGCGGCATACGTCTGCACCGGATATCGCTGAGAAAGTAGATGTCTCTGCTCCGACGGTCCGTAATCGGATCCGTCGACTCGAAGAAGAAGGTGTTATCGTAGGGTACCACGCGCATGTGAATTATGAACGCGCCAACGGATTGCTGACGAACCTGTTCCTGTGCAGTACGTCAGCAACTGACCGGCAGGAGATGGCTCAGCGTGTGCTCGAAATTCCAGGTATTATTAACGTTAGAGAGGTCATGACGGGCAAAGGGGATCTTGGAATTAAGGCGGTTGGCACGGATACCGACGATCTTACACGCATCGCGCAAGATATCACCACGCTCGGAATCGAAATCGACGATGAGGCCCTAATCCACCGAGAATACTTTCGTCCATACGCTCAGTTCGGACCCAGAGAAAGAGAACCGATCTCACCAGTGACCGGTGTTGCAGGCCTCGCTGGGGGCGCGAACGTGATCGAAGTTGTTGTCAACGACGGAGCACCGATTGCAGGTAGGACCCTCCAGGAAGCTAATGAAAGTGGTCTAATACCCTCGGACGTGCTGGTCGTAAGAATCGACCGAGAAGATCGGGCTATCACACCGACTGGAGAGACGGTGATCAAGCAGGGTGACTTCGTTACGATCCACTCGCGGTCGGGAATTTCCGAGGGTACACTAGAAGTATTTACTGGTAGTTAGAGCCACTGGAGACCGTGTATTCGATCACTCCCGACTAGTAGTTGAGTTATTCCAATGGTAGTCACGAACGCGATCGGGTATCGCTTCTGTGGGAGACGCCGGATGTTTGAGCCGAGAGAGATAGCCCCTGGGGTAACGCTTTCTCTCTAATTACAGGCTGTAGCACGCAATTTCAGTCGAGCCACAACTAGGGCACTCATCCTCGTCTGGTGGGAGTTTCACTCCACAGTTCCGGCACTCGTATAGGCGACTCCCGTCACCGCCAAGCGCCTTGCAGATCGAGGTGAGTGCCCCCATTTCCTCTTCTTCTGTCCACTAATCAGCCAATCCTTATCATCCCTTGCTTGAATATCAGCCATGTAAAAGCCGATAGTAAGACAAATACGGTCGCTCGACTACCCAGTCTTCACTAACCACAGTTGTTCTACGACGTCTTCGGGAAACCTCACGTTGTAGATACGCTGATGACGACCGTGCTGTCTTTCCGGCACGAGATAATTGTTCGTACCGAAACAACCGTATTTCATCTCGTCGTTATAACCTGGGATCCCCAGGCTACGGACAAAATCTGCACAAGACGTTTCGAACAATCACGCTAGGAACTGGGATGTCGGCCAAAGCATGAGAATAGGTGCTTCGATCGGTAACCGATTGGAGGAGTTGGACAACCGAGTACTCTTACCACTATCGGTTCCAAGGACGATTCTGACGACGTTTTGATCGGCCCTTGGACTCCGACAAAATCCGTTCAATAGCCCAAAACGCCCAGAGAAATACGATCGCTATGAGGACGACCATCTCTAACCGGACGATCGTGCCGTACCAAATGGTAAGGATGATTGCCATGATGGTCACTGCGGCAGCGATGATGCTAAACACGTCGTAGAACGAGCGTGGGTGACGAACGCTCGGCAACCGAACGTTCATGCATCGTTCTATGTGCGGTTTGTATATAGACCCTCGCTCTGAAAGACGAGACTGCTTTTGAGGACCAAGATTGGATATTCATGATCTTCTGCCGATTGACGTGGTAGATGTCCAGACAACCATCGAATAGATCCGCCATGGCGTCGTCGTACACTAGCGCCTTGCGACCGCGATCGCGGATCGCGACCAGGTCGCCATCAAAGAACTCACGAATAAATGCGGCGGACTATCGCCTTACCTTCGTCAGGGAACTCTGTGCAGTGCTTAAGTACGGCTAGTACGAAATCTCACCTATGAATGACGCTCCGAATAAACCAACTCCTCCAGAAGGGGTGCCTGACCAACTCGTCTCGGACTTGAATCAGCTTACTGCCGAGGAATTCCGCAAGACGATCATTCACGCACAGGAACTCCTCAACTTCCAAAATGAGGAACCGTTTCCAATCGAGCCGAAGCCTGGGGATGACATCCTCAAGGTCACCGAGCGCGATGGATATACCGAAGTCGTGAAACAGATTTTCTGTGGCGAGGACTGCGGTGACTGTCCGCACGGCCCGTATCTCTACCACGTCGAGCAGGAACCACACCCCGACGGCACAGAAACGTCGTACTGGAGATTTATCGGGGAAGTCCAACTCGACGACGAGTGACGCAGGGATGCTCGATCAAACGTGGTCGTTCGACTGTACCACCTAACTGTTATAGTGTAAGATTTCATCCGGTTCTCGTATGGGCAACCCACACGGCCCCTCGCAAACTGATCTTCTCGCTCACGTTCTCGTTCCGGTCGCAAACGAGGATGATGCCGAGAAGACGGCGATGGCGCTCGAACCGTACGACCCCGATCACGTGACGGCGCTCCACGTCGTCGAAAAGGGGGAGGGAGTGCCGGACAAAACGCCCGTCGAGCAATCCGAGGAGCTGGCCGCGGAATCGTACGCCGCCGTCCGCAGGGTGTTTCCCGACGCTGACGATCACACGGCCTACGCTCGGGATATCGTGGGTGCGATCTTTGAGGCTGCCGACGAGGTAGACGCGAGCGCCATCGCGTATCGCTCCCGCGGTGGAAACCGGATCATGCAGTTTCTGTCGGGTGATCTCTCGATCAAGCTCGTTACGGGGGCCGACCGCCCCGTCATCGCACTGCCGCGGACGGATACGGACGAGTGAACCGACCGATCGAACGCGCCGGGTCGTCTCAGCGGCGGCCAAAGAGCCGATCGCGGAGCGAACGCGATGTTGGCCGTTCGGTCAATAGCACCGGTGTATCGAGATCCTCGATGACGTCGAACACGAGTGAGCCCCGAACGATACGCGACAGGAGTCCGCGCTCCGTCGCGCCGATGATGACGAGACCATGATCAGCACTGACGCGTTCGATCGCGGTCTCGACGTCTCCCGTCTCGATATGTACGGCGGCATCCGCCAACTGATGGCCGTCGGCCCACCCGCGCAGGAAGTCCCGTCCCTCTTTTTCTTCCCCCTCATCGACGACGTGTAACAACGACACCTCCGCGTCGATCGTTTCGTGAAGCGCGAGGGCGACCTCTGCAGAGAGATCGGACGACGCCCCGCCAGCCGTCGGGACGACGACGTCAGTCGGATCAAATTCCGTCGCGTCCAGGACGAGGAAGTCACACGGCAAGTCGTGCGTCAGTTCGTCGAGCGTACTCTCTGCGCGGCCGCCCGTAAACCGCGTGCCGCCATAGCCCATCACGACCGTGTCGGCGTCGTTCGATTGTGCTGCATCATAGACTTCTTCGAGACCACGATGGGACAGGATCGTCTTCGTCTCGATCGGGACGTCGAACGCCGCCGCGTCCTCTTTGGCAGTTTTAAGAAGCGATTCCGAGACCGTGTCGATCCGATCGCCGTTCTCGGCAGCAGCAGCCAGCGCCGTTTGGTCGGGCACAGTAACGATATGTGTGGCGAGTACTCGACCACCCTCGTGTTCAGCGAGCGCGCTGGCGAGCGTGATAAGCGCACTCTCAGTTCGGGGGTTGGCCAGTGCGACCATGATCGTCGGGCCATCCGTGCCACTCGGTGCGACCGCATCGGCAGCCTCGACGATCCGATCTGGCATCTCTTCCTCACGACTCCGGATGTAGTTCGAGAGGACACCCTGTTGTGGTGTTTTGTCGCGGGCGTAGAGGAAGTACCAGAGAACGGCTGCGATAACGAACGCGCCGGACAGTGCGATCTCCAGCCTATCCATGAACGCGATGAGTCCGAGCGAGAAGATCGCGCCGAGGATCGGCGTGATGGGATAGAACGGAACCCGGAAATCGGGATCGTACTCCGGGATGTCCGCTTCCCGGAACACGATGAGTCCGACGTTCATCAGCGCGTAGACGATGAGGTGGAGGACACTCGCCGCTTTCGCGAGGACCTCGATATCTCTCCCCAGAAACGTGATGAATGCGATGATGAGCGCCCCGGTGACGAGAATCGATCGATAGGGCGTCGCGAAGTTCGGGTGAATTTCGTTGAGCCAGTTGGTGACGATCTTGTCGCGGCCCATCGCGAAGTTGATGCGCGCCGAGGCGAGGATCGAGGCGTTCGCCGACGACGCCGTCGCCAACAGCGCGCCGACGGTCATCAGCACTG
The nucleotide sequence above comes from Halosolutus halophilus. Encoded proteins:
- a CDS encoding Lrp/AsnC family transcriptional regulator, with protein sequence MSQRIDEIDEQILYYLTQEARHTSAPDIAEKVDVSAPTVRNRIRRLEEEGVIVGYHAHVNYERANGLLTNLFLCSTSATDRQEMAQRVLEIPGIINVREVMTGKGDLGIKAVGTDTDDLTRIAQDITTLGIEIDDEALIHREYFRPYAQFGPREREPISPVTGVAGLAGGANVIEVVVNDGAPIAGRTLQEANESGLIPSDVLVVRIDREDRAITPTGETVIKQGDFVTIHSRSGISEGTLEVFTGS
- a CDS encoding universal stress protein: MGNPHGPSQTDLLAHVLVPVANEDDAEKTAMALEPYDPDHVTALHVVEKGEGVPDKTPVEQSEELAAESYAAVRRVFPDADDHTAYARDIVGAIFEAADEVDASAIAYRSRGGNRIMQFLSGDLSIKLVTGADRPVIALPRTDTDE
- a CDS encoding amino acid permease; the encoded protein is MSHGESNEELAKDLGLISAMTIGIGTMIGAGIFVLPGVAANAAGPIVVVSFVVGGLIAMVNALSVSELGTAMPKAGGGYYYINKSLGPMFGSIAGMGDWMGLAFASAFYCIGFGQYLAVFVPLPEVAFLSPIQLGALLAGGLFVAVNYIGAKETGGVQTIIVFTLLAILTAFALAGFSSFDYATLADEGGLAPFGTGAILPATALVFVSFLGYAKIATVAEELKNPGRNLPIAIIGSVGIVTVIYAILVTTMLGVISWPDLSQDAPVAQAAEVAFPTSLGPVGGVAAAAAVLMTVGALLATASSANASILASARINFAMGRDKIVTNWLNEIHPNFATPYRSILVTGALIIAFITFLGRDIEVLAKAASVLHLIVYALMNVGLIVFREADIPEYDPDFRVPFYPITPILGAIFSLGLIAFMDRLEIALSGAFVIAAVLWYFLYARDKTPQQGVLSNYIRSREEEMPDRIVEAADAVAPSGTDGPTIMVALANPRTESALITLASALAEHEGGRVLATHIVTVPDQTALAAAAENGDRIDTVSESLLKTAKEDAAAFDVPIETKTILSHRGLEEVYDAAQSNDADTVVMGYGGTRFTGGRAESTLDELTHDLPCDFLVLDATEFDPTDVVVPTAGGASSDLSAEVALALHETIDAEVSLLHVVDEGEEKEGRDFLRGWADGHQLADAAVHIETGDVETAIERVSADHGLVIIGATERGLLSRIVRGSLVFDVIEDLDTPVLLTERPTSRSLRDRLFGRR